The genomic region CCATCCTTTCCCTGATGACCGGAACGCCCACGCGGCTCTATGGGGCCGGGAGGACGGATGCCGGGGTGCACGCCCTGGGCCAGGTGGGTCATTTCAGGACCGAAAGCGCCATCGGTCGAGAGGACTTTTTTCGCGGTCTCAACGGACTGCTTTCGGACGACATCGGTATCCTTTCCGTCGAGGATGTCTCAGGCAACTTCGACGCCCGTCGATCGGCGACGGCCCGGGTGTATCGCTACTTTATATCTGAGGGCGGCGCCCCCCTCCCCTTTACCCGGCGGTATGTCTGGCATATGCGGGAGATGCTGGATCTGGAGCGCATGACGCGGGCGGCTTCTCATCTCATCGGCACTCACGACTTCGCGTCGTTCGCCGGGGCGGGGGGGGATGATGAGGTGACGATACGGGATGTATATGCGCTTGTCCTCTCCCGAAATCGGGGGGGGATTATCGAGATATGCGTGGAAGCAAACGCGTTTCTCCGGCACATGGTGAGAAACATTGCGGGCACCCTCGTGGAGGTGGGGAGGGGGAGGCGGGATCCCGACGAGATGCCCGATCTGATTTTAGCGAAAGACAGGGCGGCGGCGGGGGAAACCGCCCCGGCCCGCGGACTGTTTCTTGTGGAGGTGAAATATCCATAAGCACACGCGGCTTCAGGTTCTGACGATGGTGGCTCTTTTTTCCGCGTTGACGGCGGCGGGTGCGTATATCAAGATCCCCCTGCCTCCGGTCCCGCTGACGCTGCAGACCATGATGGTATATCTTTCCGGGCTCGTATTAGGGGGACGGGCCGGGGCGCTGTCCCAGGCGATATATCTGTTGTTGGGTCTTCTGGGTCTTCCGGTATTCGCATCGGGTGGGGGACCGGTATATATCCTCTCGCCCACGTTCGGGTATCTTATTGCGTTCGTGCCCGCGTCGCTGGTTGTGGGATATTCGGTTCGACGATTAAAGGGGCGCGCGAGAATTTTAAGTATTGTGGCTGGAATGCTGGTGGTGTATAGTATCGGTGTTGGATACCTTCTTTTTTCCATGAATGTGCTGCTTGACAAACCGATGAACGTGTATGACGCCGTCCGCGCCGGTTTTTTGATTACCGCACCGGGGGAGATTCTCAAGGGCGTGGTATGCTGGATTTGTTACGCGTCGCTGGAACGTCGATTCGATCTGCCTCTGTTCGGGGGAGGTCATGATTGACGAACCGACCCTCTTTGATGTACCGCTGGAAAAGCTTGTCGGCATTACCCGGTCGATGATAGGCCAAGACGTTGAGAAGGCGAAGGAGGACATCGAGACTCTTTCGAATATATATCCGCATCACCCCCACATCAATCGGGAAAAAAAGATTGTTCTTCACATCCACGAGGCCTTGAACACGGACGGCACCCCCGCGGAGTTTTTCAAGCGTTTTCGTGCATACAGGAAGCTCCTGCAGGAGCTGGCATATGCCCCGACATACGCCATCCAGGTCGAGGAGCTGTTTTTCCGGCGGATCATCGAGACCTTCGGCGACGATCCCCCCCAGCCGGTGTACGGATTCCCCACGGGTTATTTGTTGATGAAAGCGGGCATGTTCGAGGATGCCAGGGAGAGCCTGGAGGGGGAGGCCTCCGCCCCGTCGCTGCCGTCAAGATCCCGGGCACGGCTCGTCGGATACCTGGGGGATCTCTTTTCCATGATGGGCGATGAGCCTGTGGCCCGAAAAAAATACCTCGAGGCGATGCTGACCGACTGGCGGGGGATGGATGCCGATAATATCGTCGACGAGGACG from Candidatus Zymogenaceae bacterium harbors:
- the truA gene encoding tRNA pseudouridine(38-40) synthase TruA, with product MRTIKLVIAYDGTDFHGWQVQPGTRTVQGEIESILSLMTGTPTRLYGAGRTDAGVHALGQVGHFRTESAIGREDFFRGLNGLLSDDIGILSVEDVSGNFDARRSATARVYRYFISEGGAPLPFTRRYVWHMREMLDLERMTRAASHLIGTHDFASFAGAGGDDEVTIRDVYALVLSRNRGGIIEICVEANAFLRHMVRNIAGTLVEVGRGRRDPDEMPDLILAKDRAAAGETAPARGLFLVEVKYP
- a CDS encoding biotin transporter BioY, with protein sequence MVALFSALTAAGAYIKIPLPPVPLTLQTMMVYLSGLVLGGRAGALSQAIYLLLGLLGLPVFASGGGPVYILSPTFGYLIAFVPASLVVGYSVRRLKGRARILSIVAGMLVVYSIGVGYLLFSMNVLLDKPMNVYDAVRAGFLITAPGEILKGVVCWICYASLERRFDLPLFGGGHD